From one Dermacentor variabilis isolate Ectoservices chromosome 3, ASM5094787v1, whole genome shotgun sequence genomic stretch:
- the LOC142575671 gene encoding uncharacterized protein LOC142575671, translating to MQVGSAQPLVYKVILLFIETLIVCQMEIYQLGVQAEAAAAQQAPAVEASPQTAPDEASPLQRPNAATSDGTVVAVEGAYQAPPGTMMLLVVPVQPPEAEDQQQHSAQSMQPLTAGAKQRPKSAASGATDASLSAGTRV from the exons ATGCAGGTTGGGTCAGCGCAGCCGCTCGTGTACAAGGTCATTTTGCTGTTTATTGAG ACGCTCATCGTCTGCCAAATGGAAATTTACCAGCTGGGCGTCCAGGccgaagcagcggcagcgcaacAGGCTCCCGCAGTAGAAGCGTCGCCGCAGACGGCACCAGACGAGGCGTCCCCTCTGCAACGGCCGAACGCCGCCACGTCAGACGGCACCGTTGTGGCCGTGGAGGGTGCGTACCAGGCGCCACCGGGCACCATGATGCTCCTGGTCGTTCCCGTGCAGCCGCCCGAAGCGGAGGACCAGCAGCAACACTCGGCGCAGTCCATGCAGCCCCTGACCGCGGGCGCCAAGCAGCGACCCAAGTCGGCGGCCTCGGGGGCAACCGACGCGTCGTTGTCTGCTGGCACACGCGTCTGA